A single genomic interval of uncultured Pseudodesulfovibrio sp. harbors:
- a CDS encoding portal protein → MDRKEELARSLLTRFKGLEEARQPWVPSWKELSEYMLPRKDSFAVPGSGGFRAGGTGDERIFDSTPMHALELLASSLGGLLTNPAMPWFEIRACDPEIGDVKEVRRFLQQARDRMISLFNTEDTGFQTNVHELYLDVALLGTAVMYVEADTQSVARFSTRPLGEVFVAESARGMVDTVYRRYEVSVRQASQMWGAALSDEVKRKVPEKPEEKIEILHAVFPRTDRDPSGFGAANFPFASIYMEVATGNILEESGYLEMPYLVPRWGKAAGEIYGRGPGQTALSDTRVLNAMGRTALMAAEKMADPPLMVPDDGFLGPVRSGPGGLSYYRAGSSDRIEALPVRVDLGATEEMMNQRRESIRRIFLGDQLAPEGPAVTATEAVIRQSEKMRVLGPVLGRLQTELLGPLVRRVFHIMLRMNALPPFPEGLAPDDIEVRYTSPVARAQKQYEAQGLAQTMDYLAPLVGGSDAFGIMDNFETDRVTRHVAELFGTPPDYLKPEPDVEAARAGKSRSMSTAQLTQTIAQGAAIAKTLSESYVDRPNVLTELFAMLKGGVQAVAENGVPQTPGDEPGDGAGVLGGLMEQMQGGPDDALGAMVGAEPEVAEVNHAD, encoded by the coding sequence ATGGACAGGAAAGAAGAACTCGCACGCTCCCTGCTGACCCGGTTCAAGGGGCTTGAAGAGGCCCGTCAGCCGTGGGTGCCGTCGTGGAAGGAACTCTCGGAATATATGTTGCCGCGCAAGGACAGCTTTGCCGTGCCCGGTTCCGGCGGCTTTCGTGCCGGTGGCACCGGCGACGAGCGTATTTTCGATTCCACGCCCATGCACGCGCTGGAACTGCTTGCCTCGTCGCTGGGCGGGCTGCTGACCAATCCCGCGATGCCGTGGTTTGAAATCCGCGCGTGTGACCCGGAAATTGGCGATGTGAAGGAGGTCCGCCGGTTCCTGCAACAGGCGCGGGACCGGATGATCTCCCTGTTCAACACCGAAGACACCGGCTTTCAGACCAACGTGCACGAGCTGTATCTGGATGTAGCCCTGCTGGGCACGGCGGTCATGTACGTGGAGGCGGACACGCAGTCCGTGGCCCGTTTCTCCACCCGTCCGCTGGGCGAGGTGTTCGTGGCCGAATCCGCACGCGGCATGGTGGATACCGTGTATCGTCGCTACGAGGTCTCTGTCCGGCAGGCGTCCCAGATGTGGGGCGCTGCGCTCTCGGACGAAGTGAAGCGCAAGGTGCCGGAAAAGCCGGAGGAGAAAATCGAGATCCTGCATGCGGTCTTTCCGCGTACCGATCGCGACCCGTCCGGCTTTGGCGCGGCCAATTTCCCGTTTGCCTCCATCTACATGGAAGTCGCCACCGGGAATATTCTCGAAGAGTCCGGCTACCTTGAGATGCCGTACCTCGTCCCGCGCTGGGGCAAGGCCGCAGGGGAGATATACGGGCGCGGACCCGGGCAGACCGCCTTGTCCGATACCCGCGTGCTCAACGCCATGGGCAGGACCGCGCTCATGGCCGCCGAAAAGATGGCTGATCCGCCGCTCATGGTGCCGGATGACGGCTTTCTCGGCCCGGTCAGGTCCGGTCCCGGCGGGCTGTCGTACTACCGCGCCGGTTCCTCGGACCGCATCGAAGCCCTGCCCGTGCGCGTGGACCTCGGGGCCACCGAGGAGATGATGAACCAGCGGCGTGAATCCATCCGCCGCATCTTCCTTGGCGATCAGCTCGCGCCCGAAGGTCCGGCGGTCACCGCTACCGAGGCGGTCATCCGCCAGAGCGAGAAAATGCGCGTGCTCGGCCCGGTCCTTGGGCGGCTCCAGACCGAATTACTCGGTCCGCTCGTGCGCCGCGTGTTCCACATTATGCTCCGCATGAACGCGCTGCCGCCGTTCCCTGAAGGGCTGGCCCCGGACGACATCGAGGTCCGCTACACCTCGCCCGTTGCCCGTGCCCAGAAACAGTACGAGGCGCAGGGGCTGGCGCAGACCATGGATTACCTCGCCCCGCTCGTGGGCGGCAGCGACGCCTTCGGCATCATGGACAACTTCGAGACCGACCGTGTCACGCGCCATGTGGCGGAGCTGTTCGGCACCCCGCCGGATTACCTCAAGCCCGAACCGGACGTGGAAGCGGCCCGTGCCGGGAAGAGCCGGTCCATGAGCACCGCGCAGCTTACCCAGACCATCGCGCAGGGTGCAGCCATCGCAAAGACCCTGTCCGAATCGTATGTGGACCGGCCCAACGTGCTGACCGAACTGTTCGCCATGCTCAAGGGCGGCGTGCAGGCCGTGGCAGAGAACGGTGTCCCGCAGACTCCCGGCGACGAACCGGGCGACGGTGCGGGCGTGCTGGGCGGCCTCATGGAGCAGATGCAGGGCGGCCCGGACGATGCGCTTGGTGCTATGGTTGGTGCCGAGCCTGAGGTCGCGGAGGTGAACCATGCGGATTGA